A genomic window from Serratia liquefaciens includes:
- the dtpD gene encoding dipeptide permease DtpD gives MKTPSQPRAIYYVVAIQIWEYFSFYGMRALLILYLTHQLGYSDSRAISLYSAYASLVYVTPILGGLLADRLLGNRVAVIAGAVLMTLGHIVLGLSAVSTHSLYLALAIIICGYGLFKSNISCLLGELYQPQDSRREGGFSLLYAAGNVGSILAPIACGLAAERYGWHVGFALAGIGMLAGLAIFLFGSRHFSHTRGVDRAQMCANTLKVPNWVWLSAMLLLAPLFFTSLFIYGLAGQLLMLVCAAAVVMVARIMIRATTEQRRGLWQIVMLMLLGTLFWAFAQQGGSSISLFIDHYVDRQWFSWTVPTALFQSVNAFAVMFGGVMLAWLVRGNGSGSRTLRIWGKFAFGLLLIGVGFTLMALNARYGQGSMFLMIAGLSVMGLAELFIDPVAMAQITRLNIPGATGVLTGIYMLTTGSIANYLAGMIAGQTAEDPATGATAQAYAHLFSQIGWWALGCTAAVIAVLAMWWLLAGRHLRAVNA, from the coding sequence ATGAAAACACCCTCACAGCCGCGCGCAATCTACTATGTCGTAGCCATACAAATTTGGGAATATTTCAGCTTTTACGGCATGCGTGCATTACTTATTCTCTATCTTACCCACCAACTTGGTTATTCCGACAGCCGTGCTATCAGCCTCTATAGCGCCTATGCCTCTCTGGTTTACGTCACGCCGATCCTGGGCGGCCTGCTGGCCGATCGCCTGCTGGGCAACCGCGTTGCGGTAATCGCCGGGGCGGTACTGATGACGCTGGGCCACATTGTCCTCGGTCTGAGCGCCGTCTCGACACATTCACTCTATCTGGCCCTGGCGATCATCATCTGCGGCTACGGCCTGTTCAAATCCAATATCAGCTGCCTGCTGGGCGAGTTGTACCAACCGCAAGACTCGCGCCGTGAAGGGGGCTTTTCACTGCTGTATGCCGCCGGCAACGTGGGGTCGATTCTGGCGCCCATCGCCTGTGGGCTGGCGGCAGAGCGCTATGGCTGGCACGTCGGTTTTGCGCTGGCGGGGATCGGCATGCTGGCCGGGCTGGCCATCTTCCTGTTTGGCAGCCGCCATTTCAGTCACACACGCGGGGTGGATCGTGCGCAGATGTGCGCCAACACTCTGAAGGTCCCGAACTGGGTGTGGCTAAGCGCCATGCTGTTGTTGGCCCCGTTGTTCTTCACCTCGCTGTTTATTTACGGTCTGGCAGGGCAATTACTGATGCTGGTGTGTGCCGCTGCGGTGGTGATGGTGGCGCGGATTATGATCCGGGCTACGACAGAGCAGCGCCGTGGGCTGTGGCAGATCGTCATGCTGATGCTGTTAGGCACTTTGTTCTGGGCTTTCGCTCAGCAGGGCGGCAGCTCCATCAGCCTGTTTATCGATCACTATGTCGATCGCCAATGGTTTTCCTGGACGGTGCCGACGGCTTTATTCCAGTCAGTGAATGCGTTTGCCGTGATGTTTGGCGGTGTGATGCTGGCCTGGCTGGTACGAGGAAACGGCAGCGGTAGCCGTACGCTGCGCATTTGGGGGAAATTCGCCTTTGGCTTGCTGCTGATTGGCGTCGGTTTCACCCTGATGGCGCTGAATGCCCGCTACGGTCAGGGATCGATGTTCCTGATGATAGCCGGGCTTTCCGTGATGGGGCTGGCCGAATTGTTCATCGACCCGGTCGCCATGGCGCAAATCACCCGATTGAATATCCCAGGCGCTACCGGGGTACTGACGGGCATCTATATGCTGACCACCGGCTCGATTGCAAATTATCTGGCGGGCATGATCGCGGGTCAAACCGCAGAGGATCCGGCGACCGGAGCGACCGCACAGGCCTACGCGCACCTGTTCTCGCAAATCGGCTGGTGGGCATTGGGTTGTACTGCCGCAGTGATTGCGGTGTTGGCCATGTGGTGGCTGTTGGCCGGCCGCCACCTGCGTGCGGTTAATGCTTGA
- the tilS gene encoding tRNA lysidine(34) synthetase TilS, with translation MNSNQLSGQLARQLGAHRHLLVAFSGGLDSSVLLHLLVQLRQQLPELQLRAVHVHHGLSSFADRWVEHCRQQCAAWQLPLVVQYVQVDGRQDGIEAAARAARYSAFAATLAADETLLTAQHLDDQCETFLLALKRGSGPAGLSAMAAQTSLGNNGLLRPLLGSSRQQLEAYAQQHQLSWIEDDSNQDSRFDRNFLRLQVLPLLNQRWPHFAAATARSASLCAEQEQLLDELLAEQLHSLLDEENALAIDALLRCSPARRFALLRRWIAGRGASMPSREQLQRLWDEVALSREDAEPQLQLGQYQIRRFRRRLYLLPLMADLRQTSLEWSLAEPLMLPDGLGALVSGEGDIVLCAPQPQQKVSVRFSAQGKLRILGRTHSRPIKKLWQELGIPPWQRERTPLIYYDDRLIAALGVFVSEAGQPSEGQQPLRLQWRKK, from the coding sequence ATGAATAGCAATCAATTATCTGGACAGCTTGCCCGTCAACTGGGTGCGCACCGGCACTTGCTGGTGGCATTCAGCGGCGGGCTGGATTCCAGCGTACTGCTGCACTTGCTGGTGCAGTTGCGTCAACAACTGCCGGAGTTGCAGCTACGTGCGGTGCACGTGCACCACGGCCTGAGTTCATTTGCCGATCGGTGGGTGGAACACTGTCGCCAACAATGCGCCGCCTGGCAACTGCCGCTGGTGGTGCAATATGTGCAGGTCGACGGCCGTCAGGACGGCATCGAAGCCGCGGCCCGGGCGGCGCGCTATTCCGCTTTTGCTGCCACGCTGGCCGCGGATGAAACCTTGCTCACAGCGCAACACCTTGACGATCAATGTGAAACCTTCCTGCTGGCGCTAAAGCGCGGCAGCGGCCCTGCGGGCCTGTCGGCAATGGCTGCGCAAACCTCATTGGGAAATAACGGTTTGTTACGTCCATTGCTCGGCAGCTCCCGGCAGCAGTTGGAAGCTTATGCCCAGCAGCATCAGCTCAGTTGGATTGAAGACGACAGTAACCAGGACTCGCGCTTCGATCGCAACTTTCTGCGCCTGCAGGTATTGCCATTGTTGAATCAGCGCTGGCCGCATTTTGCCGCCGCGACGGCGCGCAGCGCCAGCCTGTGCGCCGAGCAAGAGCAATTGTTGGATGAGCTATTGGCAGAGCAGTTGCACTCGCTGCTCGATGAGGAAAATGCGTTGGCGATTGACGCTTTGCTGAGATGCTCGCCGGCCCGACGTTTTGCTTTGTTACGCCGTTGGATAGCGGGACGTGGCGCAAGCATGCCCTCACGCGAGCAGTTGCAGCGGCTGTGGGACGAGGTGGCGCTCAGCCGTGAAGACGCCGAACCTCAGCTACAGCTGGGGCAATATCAGATCCGCCGTTTTCGTCGGCGCCTATACCTGTTGCCATTGATGGCCGATCTGCGTCAAACCTCTCTGGAATGGTCGTTGGCAGAGCCACTGATGTTGCCGGATGGATTGGGTGCACTGGTCAGCGGGGAAGGCGATATTGTCCTGTGCGCTCCGCAGCCACAGCAGAAAGTGAGCGTTCGCTTTAGCGCCCAGGGCAAGCTCCGCATCCTGGGCCGCACGCATTCCCGTCCAATCAAAAAACTGTGGCAAGAGTTGGGTATTCCTCCCTGGCAGCGTGAGCGTACCCCGTTGATCTATTATGATGATCGGCTTATCGCTGCGCTGGGCGTTTTCGTCAGCGAGGCCGGGCAACCCTCCGAGGGGCAGCAACCCCTGCGGCTGCAGTGGCGTAAAAAATAA
- a CDS encoding VOC family protein, with product MLALRQVHHIAVIGSDYAASKHFYCDILGFTLLEEFYRAERDSWKADLALNGQYSIELFSFPSPPARVSRPEACGLRHLAFSVDDIEQAILHLQNAGVECEPVRVDPYTQSRFTFFSDPDGLPLELYEV from the coding sequence ATGTTGGCACTACGTCAGGTACACCACATCGCAGTCATAGGTTCAGATTATGCGGCCAGTAAGCATTTTTACTGCGATATCCTGGGTTTTACCCTGTTAGAGGAGTTTTACCGTGCGGAGCGCGATTCGTGGAAAGCGGATTTGGCGCTCAACGGCCAGTACAGCATCGAACTGTTTTCCTTCCCATCACCGCCGGCCCGCGTCAGCCGCCCGGAGGCCTGCGGTCTGCGCCATTTGGCGTTCAGCGTTGATGATATCGAGCAGGCAATCCTGCACTTGCAAAATGCCGGGGTGGAGTGTGAACCGGTGCGTGTCGATCCTTATACCCAGTCACGTTTCACTTTTTTCAGCGATCCTGATGGGTTGCCTCTAGAATTATATGAGGTATGA
- the cadC gene encoding lysine decarboxylation/transport transcriptional activator CadC yields the protein MQEPVFRVGEWLVTPADNKISRDGRQQTLEPRLIDMLQYFARHPDVVLSRDELIDNVWKRNIVTNHVVTQSISELRKYLKDGDTNSPEYIITVPKRGYKLAAPVMWCEGEDVATPAVPQVAVIMHEPEDGSDGSEEDDVAYEPPKPSKLKTPPVTSTAPFYRQSTFWVWLAFLAALSACVVFVAIATLSQRIPESTMPVLMNPRDIDIRIQGGNSCSNWTPQLSYVVGLSEVVTDSLNTYSTFLVHDQTNYNYTGPSSSGKSLTIEFVNQRHYRAQQCFLSVRLVNNADSSIMLDKRYFVTDDNQLKIQEDFLSSLSVALKQPWPPQLQQRLTQLLPNSGPALQQYYQAHQLLIQGDNDSLTHASNMLADMIKITPNFIYLSAEKALADLLRNSYQPFDGVQLAQLQAEITRLNTLPALKDSPIIQQIHTIQALGEGNTDEAHQAINRGIELQMSWMNYVLLGKVYEMQGNNHLAADSYITAFNLRPGENTLHWISNAVFHTSINAVVPYLNNYTQGE from the coding sequence ATGCAAGAGCCTGTTTTTCGCGTTGGAGAGTGGTTAGTTACTCCCGCAGACAACAAAATAAGCCGTGACGGGCGCCAACAGACGTTGGAGCCTCGCCTGATCGATATGCTGCAATATTTCGCCCGGCATCCGGATGTGGTGCTGAGCAGAGATGAGCTGATCGATAACGTATGGAAACGCAACATCGTCACCAATCATGTGGTGACCCAGAGTATTTCCGAGCTGCGAAAATACCTGAAAGACGGCGACACCAATAGCCCGGAGTACATTATCACCGTACCCAAACGCGGCTATAAGCTGGCAGCGCCGGTTATGTGGTGTGAAGGGGAAGATGTGGCAACGCCTGCGGTGCCGCAGGTCGCGGTTATCATGCATGAGCCGGAAGACGGCAGCGACGGCAGCGAAGAAGACGACGTAGCCTATGAACCGCCAAAACCGAGCAAGTTAAAAACGCCGCCGGTCACCTCAACAGCCCCTTTTTACCGTCAATCGACATTCTGGGTATGGCTGGCATTTCTTGCCGCGTTGAGCGCCTGTGTGGTGTTTGTTGCCATCGCGACCTTGTCGCAACGGATACCGGAATCCACCATGCCGGTGCTGATGAACCCGCGTGATATCGACATCCGTATTCAGGGGGGCAACAGTTGCAGCAACTGGACGCCGCAGCTTTCTTATGTTGTTGGCCTGAGTGAAGTGGTGACGGACTCGCTGAATACTTACTCCACCTTCCTGGTACACGATCAGACTAACTACAACTACACCGGACCCAGCAGCTCGGGTAAGTCTCTGACCATTGAGTTCGTCAATCAGCGCCATTATCGTGCTCAGCAGTGCTTCCTGTCGGTGCGCCTGGTGAACAATGCAGACAGCTCCATCATGTTGGATAAGCGTTACTTTGTGACCGACGACAACCAGCTGAAAATCCAGGAGGATTTCCTCAGCAGCCTGTCTGTTGCTCTCAAGCAGCCCTGGCCGCCGCAGTTGCAGCAGCGCCTGACCCAGCTGTTGCCGAATTCCGGCCCGGCCTTGCAACAGTATTATCAGGCGCATCAGCTCTTGATTCAGGGGGATAATGACTCACTGACCCATGCGAGTAATATGCTGGCGGATATGATAAAAATTACGCCGAATTTTATTTATCTCTCCGCAGAAAAAGCGCTGGCCGATTTATTGCGTAACTCTTATCAACCTTTTGACGGTGTGCAATTGGCGCAATTGCAGGCGGAAATCACCCGTCTGAATACGCTGCCGGCGTTAAAGGACAGTCCGATTATTCAGCAAATTCATACGATACAGGCGCTGGGGGAGGGGAATACCGATGAAGCCCACCAGGCAATCAACAGAGGCATCGAGCTGCAGATGTCCTGGATGAATTACGTGTTGCTGGGTAAGGTTTATGAAATGCAGGGCAATAACCACCTGGCGGCAGATTCTTATATCACTGCCTTTAATCTTCGTCCTGGAGAAAATACGCTGCATTGGATTAGCAATGCCGTATTTCACACCTCAATTAACGCCGTCGTTCCCTATCTCAATAACTACACTCAAGGCGAATAA
- a CDS encoding MarR family winged helix-turn-helix transcriptional regulator codes for MTLFDLLERLNSLQRSWLRSHEELESLPPVQLSALYYLARCNHYSNTPMAVAEYLGLTKGTVSQSLKKLESNGMIARTADVKDRRSVRLKLTDKSRSLMDALFPPAYLQQAQDAMQQEGGQLLELLTQLLRQLQKQDDNVALFGECHQCRYHQRHDGQPFCGLTQEPLPTSSVNLICREFA; via the coding sequence TTGACACTGTTTGATTTACTGGAACGACTGAATAGCCTGCAACGCAGCTGGCTGCGGAGTCATGAAGAGCTGGAAAGCCTGCCGCCGGTGCAGTTGAGCGCCTTATATTACCTGGCACGTTGCAACCATTACTCCAATACGCCGATGGCGGTCGCGGAATATCTCGGCCTGACCAAGGGCACGGTGTCGCAATCGCTGAAAAAGTTGGAAAGTAACGGGATGATCGCCCGCACGGCTGACGTAAAGGACCGCCGCAGCGTCAGGCTAAAGCTGACCGACAAATCACGTTCATTGATGGATGCCCTGTTCCCTCCAGCTTATTTACAGCAGGCGCAGGATGCCATGCAGCAGGAGGGCGGGCAGTTGCTGGAATTACTGACGCAGTTGCTGCGTCAGCTGCAAAAACAGGATGATAACGTGGCGCTGTTCGGCGAATGCCATCAATGCCGCTATCACCAGCGGCATGACGGCCAACCCTTTTGCGGTTTGACTCAGGAACCGCTGCCGACCAGCAGCGTGAATCTGATTTGCCGCGAGTTTGCTTAA
- the cadB gene encoding cadaverine/lysine antiporter, whose amino-acid sequence MASSKKIGLIACTGVVAGNMMGSGIALLPANLASLGSIAIWGWVISIIGAMSLAYVYARLATKNPQQGGPIAYAGEISPAFGFQTGVLYYHANWIGNLAIGITAVSYLSTFFPALNNPVPAGIACIAIVWVFTFINLLGGSWVSRLTTLGLVLVLIPVIVTATAGWHWFDAATYQANWNTSGTTDYHAVIKSILLCLWAFIGVESAAVSTGMVKNPKRTVPLATMLGTALAGIIYVAATQVISGMYPASEMAASGAPFAISASTIMGNWAAPMVSAFTAFACLTSLGSWMMLVGQAGVRAANDGNFPKVYGEMDKNGIPKKGLLLASCKMTALMVLITAMSSGGGKASDLFGMLTGIAVLLTMLPYFYSCVDLIRFEGVNIRNLLSLIASVLGCGFCFIALMGADSFELSGTFIISLIILMFYARKMNTRQTAKANGVAIDGNTTAKAH is encoded by the coding sequence ATGGCTTCATCCAAGAAAATAGGGCTTATTGCCTGCACCGGTGTGGTTGCCGGTAATATGATGGGGAGCGGCATTGCCTTATTACCCGCGAACCTGGCAAGTCTCGGATCTATCGCTATATGGGGATGGGTGATATCTATTATCGGCGCGATGTCTCTGGCCTATGTATATGCTCGCCTGGCCACTAAAAACCCTCAGCAAGGTGGTCCTATTGCCTACGCGGGTGAAATTTCCCCGGCGTTCGGTTTCCAAACCGGCGTGCTTTATTATCATGCGAACTGGATTGGTAATCTGGCCATCGGCATTACCGCGGTTTCTTACCTTTCTACTTTCTTCCCTGCACTGAATAATCCGGTACCGGCGGGTATTGCCTGTATTGCTATTGTTTGGGTGTTTACCTTTATTAACCTGCTCGGCGGTTCCTGGGTCAGTCGTTTGACCACGCTGGGTCTGGTATTGGTGCTGATCCCGGTGATTGTCACTGCGACCGCAGGCTGGCATTGGTTCGACGCGGCAACCTATCAGGCTAACTGGAATACCTCCGGTACCACTGATTACCATGCCGTCATCAAAAGTATCCTGCTGTGCCTGTGGGCGTTTATCGGCGTGGAGTCTGCCGCAGTAAGTACCGGCATGGTGAAAAACCCGAAACGTACCGTACCGCTGGCAACCATGCTGGGGACCGCACTGGCCGGGATCATCTACGTTGCAGCAACCCAGGTCATCAGCGGTATGTATCCTGCCTCTGAGATGGCCGCTTCCGGCGCACCGTTCGCCATCAGCGCCTCTACCATCATGGGTAATTGGGCTGCGCCAATGGTCTCTGCCTTCACCGCCTTCGCCTGCCTGACTTCACTCGGTTCGTGGATGATGCTGGTGGGTCAAGCCGGGGTGCGTGCTGCCAACGACGGTAACTTCCCGAAAGTTTATGGCGAAATGGATAAAAACGGCATTCCGAAGAAAGGCCTGCTGCTGGCTAGCTGCAAAATGACCGCCTTGATGGTGCTGATTACGGCCATGAGCTCCGGCGGCGGTAAAGCTTCCGACCTGTTCGGCATGCTGACTGGTATCGCGGTGCTGCTGACCATGCTGCCTTACTTCTACTCTTGCGTAGACCTGATCCGCTTCGAAGGCGTCAATATCCGTAACCTGCTGAGCCTGATTGCATCGGTGCTGGGTTGTGGCTTCTGCTTCATCGCGCTGATGGGCGCCGACTCGTTCGAACTGTCCGGCACCTTCATCATCAGCCTGATCATCCTGATGTTCTACGCCCGCAAAATGAATACTCGTCAGACCGCCAAAGCCAACGGCGTAGCCATCGACGGCAACACAACGGCCAAAGCGCACTAA
- a CDS encoding glutaredoxin family protein translates to MTKAVFYHAGCPVCVSAEQQLLGLLSQDVQVDVVHLGETPARLAEAEKAGVQSVPALVVDGQVLHINYGAALADLKA, encoded by the coding sequence ATGACTAAGGCCGTTTTCTATCATGCCGGTTGCCCGGTTTGCGTGAGCGCAGAGCAGCAGTTGTTGGGCCTGTTGAGCCAGGATGTGCAGGTGGACGTGGTTCATCTGGGCGAAACGCCGGCGCGTCTCGCCGAAGCGGAAAAAGCCGGGGTGCAGAGCGTCCCTGCGCTGGTGGTCGATGGGCAGGTGCTGCACATCAACTACGGGGCGGCATTGGCGGATCTTAAAGCCTGA
- a CDS encoding lysine decarboxylase CadA, with product MNVIAIMNHMGVYFKEEPIRELHKALESLDFRVVYPNDREDLLKLIENNARLCGVIFDWDKYNLELCEEISQLNEYMPLYAFANTHSTLDVSLNDLRMQVRFFEYALGAATDIAAKIKQNTDEYIDTILPPLTKALFKYVREGKYTFCTPGHMGGTAFQKSPVGSLFYDFFGANAMKSDISISVSELGSLLDHTGPHKEAEEYIARVFNAERSYMVTNGTSTANKIVGMYSAPAGSTVLIDRNCHKSLTHLMMMSDITPIYFRPTRNAYGILGGIPQSEFARDTIAKRVKETPNATWPVHAVITNSTYDGLLYNTDHIKSALDVKSIHFDSAWVPYTNFHPIYKGKCGMSGGRVEGKVIYETQSTHKLLAAFSQASMIHVKGDINEETFNEAYMMQTTTSPHYGIVASTETAAAMMKGNAGKRLINGSIERAIKFRKEIKQLNVESEGWFFDVWQPEHIDQPECWPLKSDNAWHGFKNIDDEHMYLDPIKVTLLTPGMSKEGEMQEFGIPASLVAKYLDEHGIIVEKTGPYNLLFLFSIGIDKTKALSLLRGLTDFKRSFDLNLRVKNMLPSLYKEAPEFYENMRIQDLAQNIHKLVVEHNLPDLMYRAFEVLPTLVMNPFNAFQKELHGEVEEVYLEDMVGKVNANMILPYPPGVPLVMPGEMLTEESRPVLEFLQMLCEIGAHYPGFETDIHGAYRQADGRYTVKVLKNDK from the coding sequence ATGAACGTTATAGCTATCATGAACCACATGGGTGTCTACTTTAAAGAAGAGCCTATCCGCGAACTGCACAAAGCATTGGAAAGCCTGGACTTCCGCGTTGTCTATCCTAACGATCGCGAAGACCTGTTAAAGCTGATCGAGAATAATGCACGCTTGTGCGGGGTGATTTTCGACTGGGATAAATACAACCTTGAGTTGTGTGAAGAAATCAGCCAGTTGAACGAATACATGCCGCTGTATGCATTTGCCAATACGCATTCAACCCTGGATGTCAGCCTGAACGATCTGCGCATGCAGGTGCGTTTCTTTGAATATGCGCTGGGTGCAGCTACCGATATCGCTGCCAAGATCAAACAAAACACCGATGAGTACATCGATACCATCCTGCCGCCGCTGACCAAGGCGCTGTTCAAATATGTGCGTGAAGGCAAATACACCTTCTGTACTCCAGGCCACATGGGGGGCACCGCCTTCCAGAAAAGTCCGGTCGGCAGCCTGTTCTACGATTTCTTTGGCGCTAACGCCATGAAATCCGATATTTCTATTTCGGTTTCCGAGCTGGGTTCACTGCTGGACCACACCGGTCCGCACAAAGAAGCTGAAGAGTATATTGCTCGCGTATTCAACGCTGAACGCAGCTATATGGTGACTAACGGCACCTCTACCGCCAACAAAATTGTCGGCATGTACTCCGCACCGGCCGGCAGCACCGTATTGATTGACCGTAACTGCCACAAATCGCTGACCCATCTGATGATGATGAGCGACATTACGCCAATCTATTTCCGCCCAACCCGTAATGCCTACGGCATTCTCGGTGGGATCCCGCAGAGTGAATTTGCCCGTGACACCATCGCCAAACGTGTTAAAGAAACACCAAACGCGACCTGGCCAGTGCATGCGGTAATCACCAACTCTACCTATGACGGTCTGCTGTACAACACCGATCATATTAAGAGCGCGCTGGATGTGAAATCTATTCACTTTGACTCCGCCTGGGTGCCTTACACCAATTTCCACCCGATTTACAAAGGCAAATGCGGCATGAGCGGCGGCCGTGTGGAAGGCAAGGTGATTTATGAAACCCAATCCACGCATAAACTGCTGGCGGCATTCTCTCAGGCTTCGATGATCCACGTGAAAGGTGACATCAACGAAGAAACCTTCAACGAAGCCTACATGATGCAAACCACCACTTCACCGCACTACGGTATCGTGGCGTCGACCGAAACTGCTGCGGCAATGATGAAAGGCAATGCCGGTAAGCGTTTGATTAACGGCTCTATTGAACGTGCTATCAAGTTCCGTAAAGAAATCAAACAGCTGAACGTTGAGTCCGAAGGTTGGTTCTTTGACGTCTGGCAGCCGGAGCACATCGATCAGCCTGAATGCTGGCCGCTGAAGTCTGACAACGCGTGGCACGGCTTCAAAAATATCGACGATGAACATATGTATCTCGACCCGATCAAAGTGACTCTCCTGACCCCAGGGATGAGCAAAGAGGGTGAAATGCAGGAGTTTGGTATCCCGGCCAGCCTGGTTGCTAAATACCTGGACGAGCACGGTATCATCGTTGAGAAAACCGGCCCATATAACCTGCTGTTCCTGTTCAGCATCGGTATCGACAAAACCAAAGCCCTCAGCCTGCTGCGCGGCCTGACTGATTTCAAACGTTCGTTCGACCTGAACCTGCGGGTGAAAAACATGCTGCCTTCACTGTACAAAGAGGCGCCTGAGTTTTATGAAAACATGCGCATCCAGGATCTGGCGCAGAACATTCACAAGCTGGTGGTTGAGCACAACCTGCCGGATCTGATGTACCGCGCATTTGAAGTGCTGCCAACCCTGGTCATGAACCCGTTCAATGCCTTCCAGAAAGAGCTGCACGGTGAAGTGGAAGAGGTCTATTTGGAAGACATGGTCGGCAAGGTGAATGCCAACATGATCCTGCCATATCCTCCAGGTGTTCCACTGGTGATGCCTGGTGAAATGCTCACTGAGGAAAGCCGTCCGGTACTGGAGTTCCTGCAAATGCTGTGCGAAATCGGCGCGCATTATCCGGGCTTCGAAACCGATATCCACGGCGCTTACCGTCAGGCGGATGGGCGTTACACCGTGAAGGTGTTGAAAAACGATAAATAA